CTCCGCTGCCGTACGCGGATTTAACCTGTCCGTAGCAGAACAGATTGATCTTCTGCAATAAATCTTTTTCCAGAATCGATACGCATTCTGCCGTATCACCGCCATCCCAGTTATCACCGTCCGAAAAATGAAAGAGATAAATATTCCAATCCTGCGGTAAAAACTGTTCCGCAATCATCCGGCTTGCCAGCTTATAGGCGGACGAGATTTTCGTGCCGCCACCTTCCCGAATGTAAAAGAACGTATCATGGTCGACTTCTTTTGCAACGGCATCGTGAACGATGTAGCGCAATTCAATGTGATTGTATTGAGAGCGAAGCCAGGTATCGATCCAGAAGGATTCCAGGCGGACGATGTCCTTTTGTTCCGGCCCCATCGATCCTGAAACGTCCATCATGTAGATGATGACTGCGTTGCTTTCCGGCAGGTCGCTCAATTTCCATGAACGAAAACGCTTGTCTTCGCGTATCGGTACGATGATGGGATCGTCGTAATTGTAGGTGCCTGAAATGATCTGGCGTCTGAGAGCTTCTTTGTAAGTGCGCTTGAAGTGACGCAAAGATTCCGGACCGCTGCGGCTGATGCCGGTGTATCGATCCTTTTCCGTTACAATATTTTTCTTGCCGCGTGGTTCGACATTCGGAAGCTCCAGCTCTTCACCCAGGATCTGCGCAAGCTCTTCGAGTGTGATCTCCACTTCTAATAAATGCGAACCTGGAGAATCTCCCGCTTTTCCCGAACCATGCTGTGGATTTCCCGGACCCAGCGCAGTGCCGACATCTCCGTCTCCCTGTCCTACGCCTCCGGTCTGGTGAGGATCAAAACGAAATCGGGGAAGATCGATGCGCGGAACCGGAATGCTGACGATGTTCTTCCCTTTCCTCCCGATCAACTCCCCTTGCGTGATGTATTTTTTGAGCTCTTTTTTGATTTTGCCGCGGACAATTTGCTTGAAGCGGCTATGGTCCTGCTCAATTTTTGCGACCAAATTATCTTCGCGCCTCCTTCTTCACGTCCCCACGTGCGAAGATACTGGCTACAAAATTCAGAACGTCCGTCGCGCATACATCGCAGTAGCCGTAGCTATTGATCATCCGGCTCTTTACAATATCAATCTTCTCCTGCGTCTCCTTGTCGATAACGCTGGAAACGAGACTGGAAAGCTTGATTGAATCTTTCTGGTCTTCAAATAGCTTCATTTCCAGAGCGCGGTGCAATCGTTCGTTGGATTTGTAATCAAAAGTCTTACCGCCTACCGCTAAAGCTCCGATGTAATTCATCACTTCGCGCCGGAAATCCTCCTTGCGGTTTTCCGGAATATCGATCTTCTCTTCAATCGACCGCATCAAACGTTCATCCGGTTCCTCATCCATACCGGTGTACTTGTTTTTGACTTTTTCACCCTGCGTGTAGGCTTTGACGTTGTCGATGTAATTTGAGCAAAGCCGTTTGATTGCTTCTTCATCAACGGAAATTGCGCGCTGCACTTCGTTCTTGGTGATTTCTTCGTACTCCTCTTTCACCATCGCCAGCAATTCCTTGAAACGCTTTCGCTGTTCTTCGCTTGTGATCAGGCTGTGGTGCTTCAATCCTGATTCAATCTCGTTCATCACCATGAAAGGATTGACGCACGCTTCATTCATGTCACTGACAAGAGCGTTCGAAATCTTATCCTGTATGTAACGGGGGGAAATTCCGAACATGCCTTCCCTTTTGGCTTCTTTCTTCAGCTCTTTGATGTTGTCTGCGGTAAAGCCGGGCAGAGTTTTCCCGTTATACAATTTCAGTTTCTGCATCAGCGTTAGCTGCGCGTGTTTTGGATCTTCCATTCGCGTGAGGACCGCCCACATGGAAGCCATTTCCAGTGTGTGCGGCGCAATATGTTTCCCGCGGATCTTTTCAGGATTGTAGTCCTTCTTGTAAATCTTGATTTCATCATCCAGACGCGTGATGTACGGAATATCGATCTTCAAAGTACGATCACGCAAAGCTTCCATGTATTCGTTGTTTTGCAGCTTCCGGTATTCCGGCTCATTTGTATGCGCAATGATCACTTCATCAATATCGGTCTGGGCGAATTTCTTCGGCTTGATGCTGTGTTCCTGCGACGCGCCCAGGAGGTCATAAAGAAAAGCGACATCAAGCTTCAGCACTTCGATGAACTCAATCAGACCGCGGTTGGCAATGTTGAACTCACCGTCAAAATTAAAGGCCCGCGGA
The window above is part of the bacterium genome. Proteins encoded here:
- a CDS encoding DUF444 family protein; the encoded protein is MVAKIEQDHSRFKQIVRGKIKKELKKYITQGELIGRKGKNIVSIPVPRIDLPRFRFDPHQTGGVGQGDGDVGTALGPGNPQHGSGKAGDSPGSHLLEVEITLEELAQILGEELELPNVEPRGKKNIVTEKDRYTGISRSGPESLRHFKRTYKEALRRQIISGTYNYDDPIIVPIREDKRFRSWKLSDLPESNAVIIYMMDVSGSMGPEQKDIVRLESFWIDTWLRSQYNHIELRYIVHDAVAKEVDHDTFFYIREGGGTKISSAYKLASRMIAEQFLPQDWNIYLFHFSDGDNWDGGDTAECVSILEKDLLQKINLFCYGQVKSAYGSGDFLYGLEEAFPEDPRLITSKINSKDEIYDSIKAFLGKGR
- a CDS encoding serine protein kinase, yielding MKESIIDGQNILASLNEMVDPERFRKLHWEGTIDEYLSMVSRNPRFARTAFQRIYDMIMSHGYEEFYDGKEKVIRYNFFTNPYFSRGDAIYGLERSLMHLVQFFRSAAQRYGPERRVLLLHGPVGSSKSTIVRLIKRGLEEYSRTDDGALYSFGWVVSEDPERRGRQEVRWCPMNEEPLHLIPMELREKFLQTINTDKPSEKHIYIEGDLCPSCRYTYREMMKKYDGDWQKVIHHVPIRRIILSEKDRLGIGTFQPKDEKNQDSTELTGDINYRKIAEYGSDSDPRAFNFDGEFNIANRGLIEFIEVLKLDVAFLYDLLGASQEHSIKPKKFAQTDIDEVIIAHTNEPEYRKLQNNEYMEALRDRTLKIDIPYITRLDDEIKIYKKDYNPEKIRGKHIAPHTLEMASMWAVLTRMEDPKHAQLTLMQKLKLYNGKTLPGFTADNIKELKKEAKREGMFGISPRYIQDKISNALVSDMNEACVNPFMVMNEIESGLKHHSLITSEEQRKRFKELLAMVKEEYEEITKNEVQRAISVDEEAIKRLCSNYIDNVKAYTQGEKVKNKYTGMDEEPDERLMRSIEEKIDIPENRKEDFRREVMNYIGALAVGGKTFDYKSNERLHRALEMKLFEDQKDSIKLSSLVSSVIDKETQEKIDIVKSRMINSYGYCDVCATDVLNFVASIFARGDVKKEARR